The sequence GTAAGCTTTTCATCAACCATGTGGGCCTTTTATAATCAGCCCAACCTAGAGATTGAACTCTGCCGCTCTGATCTCTGTGTAGAGCTCTGGGGGGATAGCACCAGCGACGGCATtgggttctctctctcactcttcctcctcatccgtCCTAGGACAACAGCTTAGCAGTGGGAGGTGGGGACAACAACGTCCACATCATGGATCTGGAGAACGGCGCCTttaaggtcacacacacacaccgtcttcTACGATTGCCCCCCGGCGACCCTCGTCGAGAGCCTCAGAGTGACACttgcccctctctgtcccctagTCGGTGCTGCAGGGCCACACGGACTACATCCACTGTCTGAGCGTGAGGGAGAGGGCCTCCGAGGTGCTCTCTGGGGGGGAGGACGGGGCTGTGAGGATCTGGGGTGAGTGATGGAGGCCGGCCCCGTTCAGGTGTTTTTTTATCTATAGCACATTATACAAATACCGCGCGATTGACGTCCTCTTTTGTCTATAACCCGTGGCGGTGCTTGTCGTGGCTTGTTGTTAAACAGCCGGGGAATAACGTGTGTTTTTGGGTTGATGCTTAAGGGCTGTGTAGAAAACAGCCAGAGGCCGAAGGTCAATAGCAATAACGGGTTCTTCACACGGTGTTAATCGAACTCCATGCACACCTCACTACAACCGGCCTGAATTTGAGATTAGAAGTAAATCCGATTGTTGTTCTTAAAGTCGTAGAACCTGCCGCTTATCCCGATACGATCTGGCCAACTGCTAAATGGCGACATTTGTACTTGTGTCATACATGTCAAAATGAACCACGTGTGTTCTCCCTGAATACAATTCCAGTCAGAGCTGTCTCTTGATTTTACGGCTGTCTAGTTCCATGTTTGAAaacacttattattattatgacttatGGTCTAGTTGTGGTTTACTCGGGGTAAAGTGTCATCTTTAGGTAGGAAACAGCTTCCTCATGGGCCTGAATTGTGGTTGTAATAATATATGTCGTCACTGACATTttgtagcctggtcctaccagactctcgtgcTTCATTTAGTTTGCAAAGAGAGTCTGGACCCACTCAATTGactaacgttaactcacttgaaggcgggtgtctgttgaagtttaaaactattggatctgcccagtgccagtCTGGATGTGctataaccaatcgctaacgtttggccggggaTCACGTTGCgggcaggctgtaaacaaaccaaacaccgtgcgtgaagatgtccgttcacgagagctgactttaacttcattgttctcagccactccctctgttcgctgattggatgCACAAAATTTGGACGGAGTAAACCCACTAACATACAGCAGACCCAGAcatagtactgaagggaaattaatATTGAGCGAAAGCGCTTAGGCGGGCGTAGCCAGGCTAGACATTTTGGTCAGAAAAATAGGAATTGACTCATAGATTGTGatgtgtaacaaaaaaaaaaaagctcaaatCAACTGAAACTAACGAAGCGATGGTAGTGACTATCTTACAAAGAtgtatattgtattttatatgtatattatattcagTTCCTTTGGCTATGTTTATACATATCGATACTTAAAAGCATTGACTTTGTTTCTATTATGGTCTTGTATCACTTTAGACACAAGGACTAGCCAGTGTGTGCACTGTGTTGAAGTTTACAAATATGAGGTAAGAAACATATTTACCAGACTATCTCATAATATAAGGCTAACTTTGTGACAGACAATCATAAGTGAGACCACTTCAGGACCCACTTATGATTGTCGGGTTGTTGAATACATGTATGAAGATCTTGCCAGTCGATATGCTCACAATCACCTATCTCAAAGGGTCCCTATGTTCCAACCAGGTAGGAGTGTGACTCTCCATTACAAACCTACCCAGTGAACTGTAGCAACTGGTACGCCTATCGATCCATCGTACATCTCGGTGGACCCTCCTACTTGCGATGTCACCAAAATAACAGGGCAGGGCGGATTTCGaaacagcttgtaatggcttaCACACTCGCACCCGGTTGGTAGAATGGGGGCCCCTATAAATATAACCTAATTACACTGTGACCCCAAATACCAAATCCCCACTTCTCCTTCTCGCTTTTTTGTTTGGATGGAATCGTAGACCTGTGCCCGCCCCCAGCACGGCAAGTGGATCAGCTGCCTAACCACGGACTCTGATTGGATGGTAAGCAGCGGGCGGCGACAAGTTGTCCAATCACAAGGACACCTGACTTGTTGACTCACTATTTGACTGATCGATCAACAGTTTGATTTGCTAAATCGGCAGTAAGGTGCACCATCTAAATGTTGTCCCGATAGGTTGATATGTAGTGTTGCGTGGACGACAGGACAGATTCTGCAAGTGTTGGTGTTCTGTATCACATCCTGCCTTTTACTAATTTCACTTCTCCATTGTGGTTCCAAGAAACGGCTTCTTGAATCACCCCATGCCTTTTGCACATCACACTATATGTTCTGGTTTCAAAGCATAGTATTCTTATTGACATGTCTATAACTAAaatatctttattaaaaaagagaccaaaagtgatgcgtGTTATTGTTCAATTGACGTTTATTATCAACCATCTTTTTTAATATGTTGCATTGGAAAAAAAGGCCTCATAATCCTGTCTATACTGTGTCTCACTCTTCAGTCCGGTCAAGCTCCTTTTATTCAGTAATATATTCAAAATGGCTGCTCTAGTCACGAGTGTTGTGCCTCTCCGACCCCTCTGACCACAGCTGTGCGGTGGGGGTCCCTCCTTGTCCCTGTGGCACCTCCGCTCCATGTCCCCCACCTCCGTCTTCCCGCTGTCTGGCTGCCAGCGGCAAGCCACCTTCTACCAGGACATGGTgagctgcgtgtgtgcgtgtgcgtgtgtgtgtgtgtgtgtgtgtgtgtgtgtgtgtgtgtgtgtgtgtgtgtgtgtgtgtgtgtgtgtgtgtgtgtgtgtgtgtgtgtgtgtgtgtgtgtgtgtgtgtgtgtgtgtgtgtgtgtttgccaccATCATTAGAATTCACACCGCGTGGTGCTTGTGTGGCACTGCTCTCCTTTGAATGCGAGCGGTTGTCAGGGAGGATGTGTGGACGGATGGCACACATCCGTCCACACATGATGGAGACTCATGAATTGGTATTCCTGTGGACCTGGagtttccttttgttttttatcataCGTTACTTAGTTTAATGTAATAATTACTTTCTTTGGTGTGAGTGTTAATAACATACTACTTTATTTAGATGGCAGAGTAGCAAGAACAGGTGGCAGAAGTAGAGTAAAGTGAGATAAAAATGTAATCTACTGAAAATATGTCAACAAGCagtcttaaaagtcttaaaaaatCATCTTGCAGACTTTTTATTTGATGATTATTTTTGGACTGTGTATCTCCTATTTGTCGTATCATTTGTCGGATGAAAAGAGATACACAGGCGGTTTGTGTTCGGTGACGGTTTAACTAGCCGATGCTCCCCTCGTTCAGATCCTGACGGTGGGCGAGGGCCAGTGCGTCTCCCACTGCCTGATGGGCGGCGAGGTCAAGGCCCAGATCCCCTGCACGCCTCACTCCATCAACACGCTGGCCATCAACACCAACAGCACCGAGCACAGGGTGAGCCTTCTGATGCAGCACGTAGAGCCTTTTATAAGCCACGTCCTGGTCCAGCCAATCGGACACACCGACCCAAATCCACTGGGATCCTCCGCGTTGAAAATGGCGCTAAAATCATACAATAGAATATAATAGaatatctttattgtcattgtgacgcaaagtacaacgaaattaagTGCAGTCCGTGTTCAGTGCAAAAACATCACATTGAGGTAGTacatataaataattaaataaataaaaactataaTCAACTAAGTAAcactaaaaaacacataagacacacccacacaaacattcacctTTATAAATGTGCCTACACAAATGtgatacacaacacaactaTTTTCTGGTAGCAACATTTAGTGAGGTTATGGCTGTTGGATAAAAACTGTTTTGTAGTCGGTTTGTTCTCGTTTTCATTGACCTGTATCTCCTGCCTGATGGCAGTAGTTCGAACAGTTTGTGACCGGGGTGTGATGTGTCCTGCAGGACGGATTTGGCCTTTTTAATAGCAGACATTTACATtacttagcagacgcttttatccaaagcgacaggAGCAGTTATGTTCATTACAAGCCGTTAGAAAAATCTGTCTTTTCCGTTGGTTTGGTGATaccacaagtgggagtgtccgtCTAGATTTATGCTGGATAGATTTTGCAACATTTtttacagtccactgggtaggctggtagactgatccagcatacatctaggtggatacTCACGCAAAACACAGGAAAGGGCAGCagttcaaacggcttgtaaaaaataatatagaAAGAATTGCAATATAATAAAAATTGCATATCGCAGGTAAAGAATTTATATAAATAGCTTTCATGACAAACTGTATTTCATGGGGTTCCGGAAACAACAAAAGGGGAAACGGATGGAAaagactgtgagaaatgtaCAACAGCATGATGAAAAGACCACAGACTGTCCACACTGCTTACATTCTGGGTGATTGTGAACCATTTCATGATCCTTGGAGGGTGCTGTGTTTTCAGGAAATGGTGATGAGCAAAAAACACAAGTGCCTGCCCTATATTGTAGTAACAGCCTAGTACTCTATTTGGTTCTGTGTGGTTTTAATCTATGACTGTAGTTGCTACGTTTAAGTGTGGATTTGTAGTATTCCTTTCAACTTGATCTATCATTCTTTCCTCATATGttatcaatataaatataattactaTGTATTTATGTGATTTTTCAGGTCCTGACAGTGGGAGGCAGCAGTGACCATATAGACGTTTTCACCAACCTATCCTACAAAGCATTCTCTCTGCGATTCTAAACAGCCGAATCACACACCCTGATTCCATCATGCTCAGGAAAATCAGGGATATCCTTAATCTCATGTTGTGGTCGTGCACAAAGACCTTTTCTGTTCTTGCTTTTGTGTTTCCACTTTTCATTGACATGCATTTTTAATGGAAATAAAGTATATTTTCTAAACATTGTAACATGTACTCTGTCTTGAATGCTGTTACGCTATAGAGAAGGAGAAAGTTAAATCTTTTGTATTTGGTAGTAAGGTAACTTATGTTCAAACATCCCTGCTGATGTTGAGCAACAAGGGAAACGGAGGGCGTGGTCTTGAGCACGTGACCTGGACGTGGGCGAGGAGACGTGAgtccagtgttgccagatttccCGCCCTATCTGGCAACAATGGATGCAACTCGCTgaagccagtgttgccagattgggcgggaaatctggcacaatctggcaacactgcgtGAGTCACAGCGCGGCTCCGTCAGgtgtggtcacacacacacacacacacacacacaagccgacTGGAGAGGAGGTCACGCCTTCGGACTTTCCCGGAACAGCATGACCACCGGGTAGGGAAGCAACCGCTGTGATGATTGACCTCACCCGCCGGACCCACGGTTGACCGAGTCTCCAGCCCCCCGGGTGAGTGAACTCTGCGCCCCGCTGCCTGAGCTCCGGAGGACGGAGAGCGGAGACGCCGCCGCCAGGCCGTGGTCAGAGCTAGTTAGCCGATACCACGACGGTATCTCCATCGGGAGGCTACGAGCCTCCTCCTCAGCCCAGTGGACCCCGATGAGCTAACTAGGCTAACAACCCCGAACTTTTGACCACACGGATTGACAACTTATCAACTATCAACTTATCAAATATCCCCAAGGCGAACTAACACCGTTTGAGTTCGCTACAGGTGTTGGGAAGATCACTAAGAATTCATTTTTAATCGGGGAAAATCGGTTGAACGTGTCGTATTGCAGTAAAAACGAAGTGTGAATTGTTTTGACCCAAGCCACCGATCATGTAAAGGTTCATCAGACTTAAGTCTATTCATTAGAGACTTAAGTCTGTTGAATAACTTGAGTAGTGCAGGCTGGTGCTTCCTGTTTCAGTTTTCCCTACAGCGGTGTCTGGCAGCCGTCACTCCCGTTTAGTATGCAGGAGCCGCTTGACTAACTTGGTTCTTTTGGTGTTCTTTTTAATTAACTTATTTAATTCCACTGTGTCATTGTAAACCATGAAAGTATTGACACAAGTAGGTTCGTTGGTGAGATACATTGAACAAGTCTGTGCCTTGCCCCACCTGTCCTGTATGCTGAGAGTGACTGGGCAGAAATGTCGGGCGGTGCGGCTCCACTGAGCCGGGGTGGGAGAGCCGGAGGATAACTTTTGTTTGGGAACGTGGCTCTAGTACGCGGGGGTCAGGGAAGAACTGTGTTCAAAAACATTGCATCATTATGTAGTCACCTCTTGCATCAGTTGAAGATCGATATCTAACATGCATACACGTCTCTCAATTGTGTTCTAGGAAACCTGGACTGAACCAGAAAGAAGTAAGGACCTAACCTTGGAAGAGATTGTCCTTGTTCACCGAGGAGAGGGGGTCAAAGTGGAAACTGTAATAAAACCTGAGAGTGGTTTTCTCTTTTGGACTTTTCGACTGGGGCTGGGAATATAAATCCGATAAGGGGCCTCTGTTTACCCACAGAGGTCACAGACAAAATACTACACCGCTGTCATCCGTAGCACGAGCTAGCCTCTGCTGCATGCCATGCCTCTTTTGACGTGTCCATCAAGAAGACCCACTGCCCTCAAGATACCTCCATCTCAACGAAAGGAGACCCAGCTGTGAACGCACTCAGGGACGCACTCAGGGATATTACCGCTGGCTGAAACGTGGTGGAAGTGAGGCTGGGAAGAAGACATAtggaccccaccccccccccccccccccagggtaaaTCATCGTCAGCCACCTGCCTACAGGAATTACCCACAATGCTTCTGGCCTGTTCCTTTACCACACTGTGAAAGCAAAACTAGTGGGAAACGGTGAACTAACCAGGCTGGTTTGAACCAAATCATAGTTGTGGTGGGTGTGAGGAAGATAATTACAATACTGAAGGGGAAATTGTCCATGGTTTTCTGTTGGGGAATATTTCAGCTTTGTGGACGAAGACATCTGGTGCTGTTCTGAACTGGACGTGTTGGACAGTGAAGAGCGAGGGGAGAAGAAGAACAATCACGGTCATTTTGGCGTATGGGCCATCTGAGACCGCCTTCTGAGTGAACTGTGAAGCTTTCCAGGCCCCGGACAAAATGGCGGGAAAGGACTACAATCATCTGTTCAAACTGCTCATCATCGGAGACTCCAGTGggtccactctctctctttctccacgcTTGATAGAAAGAATAGAAATGTTCAAAAAGCACATGACCTCCTAAGGAGATTAAATGTTTTCCTCTTGCTCAGCAAACGTGGAATAGTTGCTTTCCATGCATTTCCGGTTGACACCAAGAAGATGTCTATGTTAAAATGATGACTTATGCAATTAAATTGTTAGGATGTTAATGTGCACTACTACACAAGTCTACAGCCCTCAAAGACTAGGGCTCAATCATACCTAAATATTACAAGCAGGAGAAAATCATTTTCACCTAATGTGGTCTTCATTGAGCAATGTTGGAAATATACCTTAGTTTACTGCCCGCCATGTCCCTTTTCAGACCGTCAAGTGTTCAGTTCTGTGCTTGAAATTGGTAGTTTTATAGGTCAAACACACGTTTTGTCTGATCATTGTTATACTAGGATTTGATCTTGCATACATAAATACAGGTTACATGATATTGCAACAGTCTGAAACCTTTGTTGAACTAATGAAATGCTAAACCCTGAATGTTTATCTCGtttccctcgctctcctcagATGTAGGTAAAAGCAGCCTTTTGCTCCGCTTCGCCGACAACTCCTTCTCTGGTAAGTACCACGCGGTCCTTTCAAGATGAACCACCGCTGAATAGTCCAACTGGCAAAACAATGGAGCTGTAACAGAAAGTAGTCGAGTTGCAGCAGTGTAAATGTGAATAGGTTCGCTATGTTGGATATTCAAGTCGAGGTAAACTAAAGCCAGCCTGGTTTAACTACGAGCCTTTATGGCCATTGTAACGTTTCACTTCCTTGTTTGCTAACCATGCCCTATGGTTCTGCAGGAAGCTACATAACCACTATCGGGGTGGACTTCAAGATCCGCACGGTGGACATCGACGGGGAGCGTGTCAAACTCCAAATCTGGGACACGGCAGGCCAGGAACGATTCCGCACCATCACTTCAACGTAAGGCGGCATCCTGTACAGTAGTTTGAGGACTATCACCTCAACGTAGGGCTACACCCTGTAGTTTGAGGAGTATCACCTCAACGTAAGGCGGCATCCTGTACAGTAGTTTGAGGAGTATCACCTCAACGTAGGGCTACATCCTGTAGTTTGAGGAGTATCACCTCAACGTAGGGCTACATCCTGTACAGTAGTTTGAGGAGTATCACCTCAACGTAGGGCTACATCCTGTACAGTAGTTTGAGGAGCATCCCCTCAACTTAACGCTACATCCTGTACAGTAGCTTGGACAGCCATTGATCTACACAAATACATTGGATCACAAATATACCAAAAATGCCTAATTAATGAAAATATTATTACAGAAAGCACTAATTGCTTTTTCTTTAATACCTTTTCATTAATCAGGCATTTTTTTCACTTTGTGTATAAAAATTAggcttaaaaaaacataacacaaTAATGAACACGTTTGGCATCTGCTGATTCCAAATTGTAATCTTTTTATTTGATctcaaaaggtgtgtgtgtgtgtgtgtgtgtgtgcgcgtccttGTATTTGTTCCTGGACGTCTTGACACAGTCAACACCCTCTGGCTGTTTGCTCAAGCCGTTCCCCGGCCCGCCGTTCTGACGATCTCCCCCCTTGTGAACAGCTACTACAGAAACACCCACGGGGTCATCATCGTGTACGACGTCACCAACCCCGAGTCCTTCGTCAACGTCAAGCGGTGGCTCAACGAGATCACGCAGAACTGTGACAACGTCTCCAAGATCCTGGGCAAGTCTTTCATCGCTATCCGTCTACCGATTGGATCTATCGAGGAGAGTAGTTTTGTACAGAAGAAGATTAGGGCCACAGACAAACGGCGTGTTTCAATTAATAAAACATTATCCCTATCTTACTTGTAAGCTAGACTAAATACCTAAATACAGTTGATCAATCTATCAAGGAACCTATTATGTTGACACTTGTCGGCTCTTGCATCGGCTGCCGTAGAAGAATGACCTCATTTGGAAAGTACCCACTGGCACCTTGAACCTGACTCATGCGTGAACTGGAGTCAAATGGTGACTAGTGAGTCCACTGTTTCAGATGGAATTCAAAcactgtgataaaaaaaaagaaggtgttTTGACATTAGGACATAGGAGTTTGCCCCTTTTAAATCTAAATTGGAGATTTATTTCAGTATTAGTGATAAAATGGCAGAGATTACTATGTTTAAGATCATATCATTTAGGTTAAATGGCTCTTTAATACCAGGGCCAATGTTGATCGTGGGTTTCACCAGGGCCACTTTACTGGAGGCTTTACAGTGTCTCTTCCTATATGGTCTGAATGGCAgcgtggggtggggtggggtggggggggtattcagttggttgcaatctgcaactCCACCTCTCGATGCCACAAAGTCCGACACCGGCACCCTTGAAACAAAAACAGACCCGGTCATTGCGGGTGACATCACCGTGCTGGACCTGGCAACGCGATCCCTGCACAAAACCCGGCACTGGGAACCCGAGATCGTGCCGAGGTGGAAAGGGCTAAcgtttttgtctgtctgtcgtcgTCTCCTCAGTGGGTAACAAGAACGACGACCCCACGCGGAAGCAGGTGGACACCGACGACGCCATGCAGTTCGGGGAGTCTGTGGGGGTCCCGGTGTTTGAGACCAGCGCCAAGGAGAACATGaacgtggaggaggtggggggacgCACGGCCGTGTCTCGTAGCCTTCTCCTTCTGCGTCGCTCGTCCCCGAGGGGAACGAGGGCGGCGTAGCAAGCCGCCATGGAATAAATAGGATAGTCGTAATGAAGTGACGATACAGAGTTATAAAACCGGTCACGCAAAATGTCAACTTAGTTAAAAGTGAACTGATTTAGGGAACTTGTATCTAAATGTGCATTTTGTATTTACGGTTCATTTTAATGATTTGAAGTTCATTTTATTTAAGTTAAGTTAATTGAAGTTTAAGCTATTTGATTTTtaagtgttaatgtgtgttgtgtgcgtccactctcctccccccccccccccccctacccccttcCTCCAGATGTTCATGGCCTTCACCCACATGGTGCTGCGAGCCAAGAAGCAGAGCCAGAACCGGGCTGAGAGGGAAAGGGAGCGCGAGAGGGACCGCGTGGACATCAGCGCCCACCGCGACCGCGACCGCAAGAGGAGGGGCAAGAAGTGCTGCTGAGGCCCCcagaccccacctccacctcctcctccacctccctgtcCCTGCCCCACCTGTGACCAACACGCTCGCACtcgcatggagagagagatagaggattGGTTGTGCCTTAACGCGAGTCCGTCTAAAGAGTGGATAAACATTGCCGTCGAGCCTCTGGTGAAACGTCGGCTCCTCACAGTGGctttttctgattggctcacgAGGCCAGGCCAATGTAAACGGCTGGTACGGACCCTCGTCTGGGAAACGGTGACTGAGATGAGCTGCCCTGTGATCGGTGTGATTCCCGTAGTTAAGCCTGTTTCTGGGGGATTTGACGGAGGTGGACGACAGTGACCGACAGGGTCCGTTTGCCAAAGCAACACGGAACACTATTGGATGAGTGACGGACAGTACAGACTCAAAAGGCCAGAGAGGGAACGGTTATTGTTTCACCGCTGATCGCCTGGGAAACCCAGTGGTGGAAGAGCCAGCGTGTCAACTTTGCACTGAGAGGAATCGCAGATGAAACGATTGAAAAACCACTGCTATGTGCCAacttttgtttttaataatCGTATTCTAACAGTATGCGTTTGCTTGTTTTATCTTCGGAAGGGAACTAGTGTGCTTGTTTCTCGTGACCAGAACGCTTACCTAAACGAGTCGCACTCAAATGGGCATAGTCTTTGTTTTTTAGCATCTTATAAGCCTTAATTCTTTGTAAAACGTGGTCAGTGATGCAGAGTTAGTCTTAACGGTTGACGCAAAATGTGATTAGAGTTGTCATCtcatcattttttttatgaaaatgcCTAGCAAATAACCAATTAAAGCAATAAAGTAAATAAGTCAGTTTTGTCCCACTATTTTAAGGAGAACTTAATGGATTTCCTTTAATGGATGGAGTTGGGATATCATTCTTACTTGAGAGGGtgaataaaatgtattcaaTGCCTAAAGGtaaaacatacaaaaagtgAAGTAGTTCATTTGCGCTTCACTCCATAGTTGAAGGCTAATTAATGCTGGGCAATTTTAGTATGGCAGAGGATTTaatcatgaatattcatgtggTTGCCTGGTAACCAGCATGGTCATTCTAACACCACCTTAACGGACATTATAACATTCAAAGTGACCAGAAAATAGCTGTTTAAAATCCAAGTACTTTAATGAAACAAAGTTCACTAATTGATACAGACTCGCACCTAACAATCTAACTTGCATGGCGGATTGCAACCAAATGTAAACGTGACTGCAAATATGTCCAGAACACAATTATTGAGTGATGTTTAGCATTACATTGAGCCGATGGGTTGCCAATATCGCAGGCAGGTAGTTTCCATCGTGTTAAACAGGTGTGACGGCCGACCGCTTCCACCGCGTCAACAATGAAAGCAGCAGGACAGAACTTCTTTTAATGAGGAACCATACAGACCAGACTCGTGCTTGTGAAACCGTCAGTAGGACTAAACCCCGGTATGGCGAGCAGCTTGTGgtcgtgtctctctctgtatttttgGCATCCAAAACTCCCAGTGGTCGGGTGTGGTGTCCATCACACGAGTAGGTGTCCCACGCGACCCAGAGAGATCGAGCGGCCAAATGTTTTGAATCTTGACCGGGTTGGGGGGGGTGCTACAGGCTCCACTTCAACCGCCTGTAGCACCCGGTCCGAGGCGCCTGGCCGTGTAGAGTCTGtacccaggcccccccccccttcagttGGCCTTGGGCAGCCGGTACACCCCTGCCGACACCATGAGCTGGTGCTCCCGCACCTTCCTCTGCAGGAAGGCCTCCAGCTCGTTGACGTCCATCTCCGTGACGACGGGCCCCGTGGCCACGAACATCCGCAGCATGGAGTGGATGCGGTCCAGGGTCATGCTCTCCAGGTTGGTCAGCATGGCCTGGATGTAGGCCCAGAACAGCTGCAGcgcggcgagggggggggggggaggtacatGTTAAAGAGAAACCAAAGACTAGGAATAATAACTAAACACAACGTTGTATACACACGGACGCTCTAACGctaactcaaacaaacacagacttcgtgtcacacacacacacacgcgtgctcTAGCGTTAACTCGCACACATAGACTTCGGagtcacacacaaaaaacacactctCTTAtcgctaacacaaacacagatttcggtatcacacacgaacacacacacacacacaggctctatcgctaacacacacagactttgtagtcacacacacaccccatatCTGACGAAAGCTAaattgcgtgcgtgcgtaggtgtatgtgtgtgtgtgtgcgcgctcgtgCGTGTACCTGCAGCTTCTCCTCGCGCTgctccagctgtgtgtgtgtgtgtgctgtaccTGCAGCTTCTCCTCGCGCTgctccagctgtgtgtgtgtgtgtgtgtgtgtgtgtgtgtgtgtgtgtgtgtgtgtgtgtgtgtgtgtgtgtgtgtgtgtgtgtgtgtgtgtgtgtgtgtgtgtgtgtgtgttgtacctgCAGCTTCTCCTCGCGCTgctccagctgtgtgtgtgtgtgtgtgtgtgtacctgcagcTTCTCCTCGCGCTGCTCCAGCTgcgtggtggtgttggagtccCCCTCCTCGTCGCTGTCCATCAGCAGCACGCTGCGCTCCTGCCGCTCGCGGGACGAGCCCGTCTCCAGCACCGAGTACTGGCCCCCCGCCTCCTCGCGCAGGACTCCCTGCTGCTGCCACAGCGCCAGCTTCCTGTGCACCGTCTCCTTGGACACGCCTAGCTTGGCACTCAGCTCCTCCAGGCTCCACGAGcctaacgggggggggggggggagaggaggaggggga comes from Gadus macrocephalus chromosome 2, ASM3116895v1 and encodes:
- the thoc6 gene encoding THO complex subunit 6 homolog; protein product: MGLIELLHMSVFSQSFSPCGKFLAAGNNYGEIALFSLSAALGPDANELSQKPILTFTAHEGPVFSLLSTDSHLLSAGNGEISAWSWAELIKKNVKAAWTRRPNYKSSLEIPEINAMALNPADNSLAVGGGDNNVHIMDLENGAFKSVLQGHTDYIHCLSVRERASEVLSGGEDGAVRIWDTRTSQCVHCVEVYKYETCARPQHGKWISCLTTDSDWMLCGGGPSLSLWHLRSMSPTSVFPLSGCQRQATFYQDMILTVGEGQCVSHCLMGGEVKAQIPCTPHSINTLAINTNSTEHRVLTVGGSSDHIDVFTNLSYKAFSLRF
- the si:dkey-16l2.16 gene encoding ras-related protein Rab-35 — its product is MAGKDYNHLFKLLIIGDSNVGKSSLLLRFADNSFSGSYITTIGVDFKIRTVDIDGERVKLQIWDTAGQERFRTITSTYYRNTHGVIIVYDVTNPESFVNVKRWLNEITQNCDNVSKILVGNKNDDPTRKQVDTDDAMQFGESVGVPVFETSAKENMNVEEMFMAFTHMVLRAKKQSQNRAERERERERDRVDISAHRDRDRKRRGKKCC